The Pseudomonas sp. FP2309 genomic sequence GTTTGAAGGAAATCTGGGAAATCGACTCCGCCAAGCATCAGCCGGGCCTGGTAGTGCACACCGCCGGTTGGCCGCTGGACATCATGAGCAACGAGAACACCGGTGGCTCCTTCCTTTATCACCTGGAAAATAACCAGGTGGTCGTCGGCCTGATCGTCGACCTGTCCTACAGCAACGCTTTCCTGTCGCCGTTCGATGAGTTCCAGCGCCTCAAGCATCACCCGGTGCTGGCCCAGTACCTGGAAGGCGGCAAGCGCATCAGCTACGGTGCCCGTGCCTTGGCCAAGGGTGGCATCAACTCGCTGCCGAAGATGGTGTTCAAGGGCGGCGCTCTGATCGGTTGCGACCTGGGCACCATGAACGTGGCCAAGATCAAAGGCAGCCACACGGCCATGAAGTCCGGCATGCTCGCCGCCGACGCCGTGGCCGAGCGCCTGCTCGCAGAATCGCAAGGCGGTGACGAGCTGACCAACTATGTCGACAGCTTCAAAGCCAGCTGGCTGTATGAGGAATTGTTCGCCACCCGTAACTTCGGCCCGGCGATGCACAAATTCGGCCCGATCATCGGCGCCGGCTTCAACTGGTTCGACCAGAACATCCTCGGCGGCAAAATGCCGTTCACCCTGCACGACACCAAGCCGGACTACGCCTGCCTGAAGCTGGCAAAAGACAGCACGAAGATCGACTACCCCAAACCCGACGGCAAGCTGAGCTTCGACAAGCTGAGCTCGGTGTTCATCTCCGGCACCAACCATGAAGAAGAGCAGCCCTGCCACCTGAAGCTCAAAGACCCAAGCATCCCGATCGGCACCAACCTGCCGCTCTACGATGAACCGGCGCAGCGCTACTGCCCGGCCGGCGTCTATGAAGTGATCACCAAGGAAGACGGCGAGAAACGCTTCCAGATCAACGCCCAGAATTGCGTGCACTGCAAGACCTGTGACATCAAGGACCCTTCGCAGAACATCACCTGGGTCACGCCGGAAGGTGCGGGTGGGCCGACTTACCCGAATATGTAACCCCCGCCACCGATCGTTCCCACGCTGCGTGGGAACGCCTCTTGTGACGCTGCGCGTCACGGCTTTAAAAGCGGACGCGCAGCGTCCAGGGCTGCATTCCCACGCAGAGCGTGGGAACGATCAGGCAGCCCGCTCTTCACCGGGGTTGCGCTCAAAGTAGCGCTTATATTCGCGACTGAACTGCGACGTGCTCTGATACCCCACGCTGTGCGCCGCCTGCGCCACGCCCATGCCTTCCACCAACAGCAGTTGCTGGGCCTTGAGCAGGCGCAGGCGCTTGAGGTACTGCACCGGCGACAACAGCGTGCAGCGCTTGAAGTGCTCGTGAAACGTCGACGCACTCATGTGCGCATAGCCGGCCAGGGTTTCGATATTCAGCGGTTCGGCGAAGTGCGCATGCAGATGGTTCAGCGAGGTGGCAATGCGCGAGAACTGCCCCTGCTGCTCCACCAAGGCGCGCAACACATCGGCCTGGGGTCCGCGCAACGCGGTGAACAACAATTCGCGCACCCGCGCCGGGCCCATGATCCGGCTTTCCAGCGGATCGTGCAGACACTGCAACAGCCGCTCGACACAGCCGCGCATCGCCTCATCGAGCACCACCGAACTCATCGACTCCAGGGTCTGCGCCGTCGGCGGTGGCCCGGCCTGCATGCCCATGGCCATGACCAGTTCACCGAGCACCACACGGTCG encodes the following:
- a CDS encoding AraC family transcriptional regulator, whose translation is MLLTRHLDANATLVALIEGLTSRDGFSPTHLPGVQVLRASCDVARGPQIYEPSLMFVAQGSKVAYLGPRTLEYGAGHYLIQAMPVPFECETFAMAPGAPLLGVTVGIDRVVLGELVMAMGMQAGPPPTAQTLESMSSVVLDEAMRGCVERLLQCLHDPLESRIMGPARVRELLFTALRGPQADVLRALVEQQGQFSRIATSLNHLHAHFAEPLNIETLAGYAHMSASTFHEHFKRCTLLSPVQYLKRLRLLKAQQLLLVEGMGVAQAAHSVGYQSTSQFSREYKRYFERNPGEERAA
- a CDS encoding electron transfer flavoprotein-ubiquinone oxidoreductase, with protein sequence MEREYMEFDVVIVGAGPAGLSAACRLKQKAAEAGKEISVCVVEKGSEVGAHILSGAVFEPRALNELFPDWKELGAPLNTPVVRDDIYVLRSSETSTKVPDFFVPKTMHNEGNYIISLGNLCRWLAQQAENLGVEVYPGFAAQEALFDENGVVRGIVTGDLGVDREGHPKEGVYTPGMELRGKYTLFAEGCRGHIGKQLIKRFNLDSDADAQHYGIGLKEIWEIDSAKHQPGLVVHTAGWPLDIMSNENTGGSFLYHLENNQVVVGLIVDLSYSNAFLSPFDEFQRLKHHPVLAQYLEGGKRISYGARALAKGGINSLPKMVFKGGALIGCDLGTMNVAKIKGSHTAMKSGMLAADAVAERLLAESQGGDELTNYVDSFKASWLYEELFATRNFGPAMHKFGPIIGAGFNWFDQNILGGKMPFTLHDTKPDYACLKLAKDSTKIDYPKPDGKLSFDKLSSVFISGTNHEEEQPCHLKLKDPSIPIGTNLPLYDEPAQRYCPAGVYEVITKEDGEKRFQINAQNCVHCKTCDIKDPSQNITWVTPEGAGGPTYPNM